The following proteins are encoded in a genomic region of Drosophila miranda strain MSH22 chromosome 4, D.miranda_PacBio2.1, whole genome shotgun sequence:
- the LOC108163295 gene encoding proteoglycan 4 isoform X1, which produces MRRTLESAKQFRNSKNCTLRALSHSTQLIQSRCHVTHTHTSESMLNTASGASSLRSPPGAKRRRLEKPRNGTAKQNLPQKLANLPKSSVSGGGGVGGKLGSLGGTTSVETASTPIELHPLKPMHIPSGITITKHGKNATASSNGMVITSIASMHEFNNNSNIFNNNNKNKPQKTPMAQKAGWPPNSKPLGQSIMITSVPPNHQVKPATPTLPVKIAPGQQVKLTTAQQVKLSPIHQVKPTPTSTPSPNLQAKPALGYQAKPTPNFQVQQTSIYRMKGTPLPGYQMMALPINQARMTPTNQLKPMPSNQITVSAVAPKPIAHKAVAPNPVAPKPVALKTIVPKPVVSQQHLVTPQKQLPLAAGPPKNQLNSTTGLQEKTTVRLPQQKMTLGQMHQHLQQQKKQLMAQQLQQAILSGSQYQTQRVSMIQQQQKPQPASPPAQKPQVTQKPLPTLQKAPAKAGTLQMQQKQQPQQMQRAPPPAHLVQKKTPPPLQMISSPPPPAHSPAAKINPPAGRASSALQITPVPRVHPGLTMKQVPNPVASAARTLPYKSSGSKSGTPPMTSQLQSFTASSAPPQRLLATPPHCPASLNEPLLVNLPPTTSITPQLTPTTTPPPAATALQHQQLPKGSAFKLNSLPGASISPVPAKPANNIKRIQPITVLKKSDEDWRRHLAQQQLQNQQQLQMQQRQRDQRPATPTIVLVESPPTTPPTEKQEMETRTNHTENALIQTMTAVQKKPIWIKPAVSRLNSPTVIPTPLNQVKKATPPAEIVVDLDELPETTSTKQPSEKKPSEKQPSEKKPTPPREKPAERDPFVPEYAALLKLCAETDKSKEMTKLIETKLTKYYYSVHESFVRSRGFRKLLESAMERIKAESDLVYMHLSGVVDELKARRKAKVVTTSEPEPEEAPVKEVAPINPSTRATLEAGKESKQEREQQHEQKPNDAGQESVSPAIDKRTDERIRRMNIALHRINKRIQALENSEVDWDDDDNSSYLTVERYKKRACEIYEKICDLTGESKSAFRQLKQPIRFEDSPYPQFNRMLSSFVNRMQEFPDYHDVLQLLEHCNKMNEMGLATFEMKLIASDAFLSVGRLLQSKRKRDLYETANHFTGSVKDPAATDPELMAKLKENTKKHTKISDVLAKYSREQDLNADNMREARLKKQKEAAAAAAVIEEDDDKPCTSAQAAAKAALLNGSLEGPPDAAVATAASDDKDEADNDDEEEDSESEEEEEEDLDDFVEKFKTNGDISDADSEIEAETLTETATETTPKTDAPVGSKDVIDITRDETADSDVKANPKSNSKPNDVPPNGILKIISVSSLNASVINEKAQAQKSKQSSNALPKRVIAAEIIISDEES; this is translated from the exons ATGAGGAGAACCCTCGAATCCGCGAAACAGTTTCGGAATTCAAAGAATTGCACATTACGCGCGCTTTCTCACTCTACACAACTCATACAGTCACGTTGTCACGTCACCCATACGCACACATCTGAAAGCATGCTCAACACTGCATCCGGCGCCAGTTCTCTGCGG TCACCCCCTGGTGCCAAGCGACGACGCCTGGAGAAGCCCCGGAATGGGACAGCAAAACAGAACCTGCCGCAAAAGCTTGCGAACCTACCGAAATCGTCCGTGTCGGGAGGCGGAGGAGTGGGCGGCAAACTGGGATCACTGGGCGGAACAACATCAGTAGAAACAGCATCCACTCCGATCGAATTGCACCCTCTCAAACCTATGCACATACCCAGTGGCATAACAATCACAAAGCACGGCAAAAACGCTACCGCCAGCAGCAATGGGATGGTGATCACTTCGATTGCCTCCATGCATGAAtttaacaacaacagcaatatCTTTAACAACAATAATAAGAATAAACCACAGAAAACGCCAATGGCTCAGAAAGCTGGCTGGCCGCCGAACAGCAAGCCCCTCGGACAGAGCATTATGATAACCAGTGTGCCGCCCAATCACCAAGTGAAGCCGGCAACGCCCACTCTGCCGGTGAAGATTGCGCCTGGTCAGCAGGTGAAGCTGACGACCGCCCAACAAGTTAAGCTGTCGCCCATTCACCAGGTGAAGCCAACACCTACGTCTACGCCTTCGCCTAACCTCCAGGCGAAGCCAGCGCTCGGTTACCAGGCGAAGCCGACGCCCAATTTCCAGGTGCAGCAGACTTCCATTTATCGCATGAAGGGGACACCTCTTCCCGGCTACCAGATGATGGCGTTGCCGATAAACCAGGCTAGGATGACGCCCACAAACCAGTTGAAACCGATGCCCAGTAATCAGATAACAGTTTCGGCAGTGGCCCCCAAGCCAATAGCTCACAAAGCCGTTGCCCCCAATCCAGTAGCGCCCAAGCCGGTGGCCCTTAAGACAATAGTCCCCAAGCCAGTGGTCTCCCAACAGCACTTGGTAACGCCCCAAAAGCAGTTGCCACTGGCGGCTGGGCCTCCAAAAAATCAGCTCAATTCCACGACCGGCCTCCAAGAGAAAACCACGGTCAGGCTTCCGCAGCAAAAGATGACGTTGGGACAAATGCATCAACATCTGCAGCAGCAAAAGAAGCAGCTCATGGCTCAGCAACTTCAGCAGGCTATCCTGAGCGGTTCGCAGTATCAGACGCAGCGGGTGTCCATGattcaacagcagcagaaaccaCAGCCGGCGTCTCCGCCGGCTCAGAAACCGCAGGTGACACAGAAACCACTGCCCACACTGCAGAAGGCGCCGGCGAAAGCAGGAACGCTTCAGatgcagcaaaagcaacagccGCAGCAGATGCAGCGGGCGCCACCACCTGCTCATCTCGTCCAGAAGAAGACACCACCGCCACTGCAGATGATTTCATCGCCTCCCCCGCCAGCCCACAGTCCTGCGGCCAAGATCAATCCACCAGCAGGCCGAGCTTCATCCGCTCTACAGATTACACCCGTTCCCCGTGTTCATCCGGGCCTCACAATGAAGCAAGTACCCAACCCGGTTGCCAGTGCCGCTCGCACGTTGCCATATAAGAGCTCCGGTAGCAAGTCAGGCACGCCTCCGATGACATCCCAACTGCAGTCGTTTACGGCCAGTTCCGCGCCACCGCAACGGCTGCTGGCCACACCACCGCACTGTCCAGCGTCGCTCAACGAGCCGCTGCTGGTGAATCTTCCGCCCACCACAAGCATTACGCCCCAGCTAACGCCGACAACCACACCGCCGCCGGCAGCGACAGCcttgcagcaccagcagctgcCGAAGGGGTCCGCCTTTAAGCTGAACTCCCTGCCAGGCGCGAGCATCTCGCCAGTGCCCGCTAAGCCGGCTAACAACATCAAGCGAATCCAGCCGATCACTGTGCTCAAGAAATCCGACGAGGACTGGCGCCGGCATCTGGCGCAGCAACAACTGCAGAACCAACAGCAACTCCAGATGCAGCAAAGGCAACGCGACCAGCGGCCGGCGACTCCAACCATTGTTCTGGTGGAGTCACCGCCCACCACGCCGCCCACAGAGAAACAGGAGATGGAAACCAGAACAAATCACACAGAGAACGCGCTGATACAGACAATGACGGCGGTGCAGAAAAAACCGATTTGGATTAAGCCAGCGGTCTCCAGACTCAATTCCCCAACAGTCATACCAACACCACTAAACCAGGTGAAAAAGGCTACTCCACCCGCGGAAATAGTCGTCGACCTGGACGAGCTGCCTGAGACGACATCCACTAAGCAGCCATCCGAGAAGAAGCCATCCGAGAAGCAGCCATCGGAGAAGAAGCCAACACCACCGCGAGAGAAACCTGCAGAACGTGATCCCTTTGTTCCGGAATACGCGGCACTTCTTAAACTCTGCGCAGAAACGGATAAATCAAAGGAAATGACGAAACTTATTGAAACAAAGCTAACAAAATATTATTACAGTGTACACGAGAGTTTTGTAAGGTCGCGCGGGTTCCGGAAACTACTAGAATCGGCAATGGAAAGGATCAAAGCCGAGTCGGATCTGGTCTATATGCACCTCAGCGGTGTGGTGGATGAGCTAAAGGCAAGGCGCAAGGCGAAGGTGGTGACTAcatcagagccagagccagaggagGCTCCAGTCAAGGAAGTCGCTCCAATCAACCCGTCCACACGCGCTACGCTCGAGGCAGGAAAAGAGTCAAAGCAGGAACGCGAGCAGCAGCATGAACAGAAGCCCAATGATGCTGGCCAAGAGTCTGTATCCCCTGCCATCGACAAACGCACCGATGAACGCATCAGGAGAATGAACATCGCACTGCATAGGATAAACAAGAGAATCCAGGCGCTGGAGAACTCTGAAGTAGACTGGGATGATGATGACAACTCCAGCTATTTGACGGTGGAGCGCTACAAGAAGCGCGCCTGCGAAATCTATGAGAAAATCTGTGATCTAACCGGCGAGAGCAAGAGTGCCTTTCGCCAGCTGAAGCAACCGATCCGATTCGAGGATAGTCCCTACCCCCAGTTCAATCGTATGCTATCGTCCTTTGTTAATCGAATGCAGGAGTTCCCCGACTACCACGACGTCTTGCAGCTGCTCGAGCACTGCAACAAAATGAATGAAATGGGTCTGGCCACCTTCGAGATGAAGCTAATAG CCAGTGATGCCTTCCTTTCGGTGGGACGACTGCTGCAGTCCAAACGCAAAAGGGATCTGTACGAAACCGCTAACCACTTTACGGGCAGTGTCAAGGATCCGGCTGCCACGGACCCGGAGCTGATGGCCAAGCTAAAGGAGAACACCAAGAAGCATACCAAAATTAGTGATGTACTGGCAAA ATATTCCCGGGAGCAGGATCTCAATGCGGACAATATGCGCGAGGCTCGTCTCAAAAAGCAAAAGGAAgcggcagctgctgcagctgtgaTAGAGGAAGACGATGACAAGCCATGTACCAGTGCCCAGGCAGCAGCCAAGGCCGCCTTGCTCAATGGTTCTTTAGAAGGCCCCCccgatgctgctgttgctactGCTGCCAGCGATGATAAGGATGAGGCTGATAACGATGATGAAGAGGAGGACTCCGAAtcggaagaggaggaggaagaggatCTTGATGATTTTGTGGAAAAATTCAAGACAAATGGCGACATAAGCGATGCCGATTCGGAGATTGAAGCGGAAACATTGACTGAAACAGCAACTGAGACAACACCAAAGACAGATGCGCCGGTGGGTTCGAAGGATGTGATAGATATAACGAGAGATGAGACTGCCGACAGCGATGTGAAGGCAAACCCCAAGTCCAATTCAAAGCCCAATGATGTCCCGCCCAATGGCATACTGAAAATTATATCCGTTTCTAGTTTGAATGCCAGCGTCATCAACGAGAAGGCACAGGCACAGAAAAGCAAACAAAGCTCGAATGCGTTACCGAAACGCGTTATTGCCGCTGAGATTATCATTTCCGATGAAGAGTCATAG